agtggttaagtcacttgtgtccccctgtgcCTGGGATCCACTCTTAGCTCTGGCTcatgactgcagcttcctgctaacgcagatcaCAGAGGGCTGGTTaggatcctgccacccaggtgggaaagaTGGGTTGAGTTTTGGATTCTGGTTTTGGTcttctagctgttgtaggcattttggggagtgaatcaatgaatggactctctctcattttctctttgtaactgtgcctttcaaataaataaataaataaatctttaaaaaatagaaagaaatgtttgtgggatgagattaaaagataaatttacttgggggcaaaaaattctgaaattgtgcagttttttcataatgtacatattGCATGAATACTTTAAATACAACTcatttgcatagatttcaaaatccaTGAATAATTCTATGGATTATAAAATTCTATGTATttgattctaaaaataatttacaccTAGATGAGTCCTTTTGGAAAATTTTACCAAATAGAATCATCTTCAATGCAGTTCTGAACCAGGGATAGAAAAATGCATAAACCATTGGGTTAAAAGTAGAGTTCAAATAGCCAAACCAAATCAATACATCATTCAAAGTGGGTGGAATAGTGTAGTCCAGAAAAGGATCCAAGACTGTACAGACAAAGAAAGGGCACCAACACATTAGGAAAACTCCCATCACAACCCCTAGTGTTTTTGCCgctttcttttctttgctttgtgAAATTCCATTTTTGCCTTCCAATCCAatttgaagctcctggtttgaaTTGATAATTGATCTTGCCTGCCCCTTAGCTATAAAATATATCCTGTAATAGACACACAACATGATAGACCCAGGTATATAAAAAGAAGTCATAAAGGCCAAGATCCCAGCTATTTTGCTGAAGAAGACTGAGCAGCCGCCTATACAGTGAACATGTTTGTAATACGTTTCCTCAACCCCTTTGAAATTCAGCTCCAGAAAGATCATTGCAAATGCAAAAATAGCAGGGACACTCCAACTGATGAAAATCATTACAAAAATAACCAAGACATTGATCCTGATCTTGTATCTTAATGGATCACACACAGCACAGTAACGGTCAATGGAAATGAAAGACAGGTGGAAGATGGATGCTGAGCTCAGCATAATGTCAGTGCTGGTGTGAATTTTACAGAAGACGTCTCCAAAGTACCAGCAGCGTTCAACAGATCTCACCATGCTATAAGGCATGACCAGGCATCCCAGCAGAAAGTCCACAGTGGCCATGGAATGAATAAGCCAGTTGGTTGGGGTGTGAAGTTGCTTGAAGTGTGACACGGAAATGATAACTATCAGATTACCAACTAGTGTGGTCAGAATTATCAGCACCATTAAGCTGTACAGGGATGCACGCGTGTCATTCGACCAGCTGCTCTTCACACAGGAGATATTAATGATACTGTGACAAAAGGGCATCATTTCTGAGGGTGTCCACAAGcttatttttccctttgtgtgtTGAGTGAACTTTCACCCAAATTCATAATATTCTGGTCAGGATTCCTTCTCCTTTGATTTACACATTCCTATCCTAGAAACctgggttgaaaaaaaaaaagtaaatcattgGCAATTTGATTCTGTTACTTGAAACACATTTGCCTAATACTTGTTGTTGAAGAATAGCGAGCCTAGAAGGAG
The sequence above is drawn from the Lepus europaeus isolate LE1 chromosome 3, mLepTim1.pri, whole genome shotgun sequence genome and encodes:
- the TAAR1 gene encoding trace amine-associated receptor 1, which codes for MMPFCHSIINISCVKSSWSNDTRASLYSLMVLIILTTLVGNLIVIISVSHFKQLHTPTNWLIHSMATVDFLLGCLVMPYSMVRSVERCWYFGDVFCKIHTSTDIMLSSASIFHLSFISIDRYCAVCDPLRYKIRINVLVIFVMIFISWSVPAIFAFAMIFLELNFKGVEETYYKHVHCIGGCSVFFSKIAGILAFMTSFYIPGSIMLCVYYRIYFIAKGQARSIINSNQELQIGLEGKNGISQSKEKKAAKTLGVVMGVFLMCWCPFFVCTVLDPFLDYTIPPTLNDVLIWFGYLNSTFNPMVYAFFYPWFRTALKMILFGKIFQKDSSRCKLFLESNT